One Setaria viridis chromosome 5, Setaria_viridis_v4.0, whole genome shotgun sequence genomic region harbors:
- the LOC117858659 gene encoding uncharacterized protein, giving the protein METKTSSSSGGGGAAAGTEQRRAGLVEVQAAAAALRRSEVFHVVKELVGFVLYMHHQIPSVLQSLEDEFASLKEEMTEMTLQPAELKPSDQRKYNTRKREVRRRIKKHEKLMKGISILLCALQQALDEVSSIEGVVLILGGSLVRPLFVYDITISHGTFDSGSAKDHALTKLAQSVSRKAIRALVSCGAGSLSYTGPSKLFLLVRCPSTLNLPLDFLPKRDFRYSKKVVPLQMHIKCSKADCQGNNQHRMSIADAPCSTSESFLSDSIWFQCKHTIRGLPGKASLEG; this is encoded by the exons ATGGAGACCAaaacctcctcctcgtccggaggcggcggtgccgccgccggcaccgagcAGCGGCGCGCAGGGCTCGTGGAGgtgcaagcggcggcggcggcgctgcggcgaTCGGAGGTGTTCCACGTCGTCAAGGAGCTCGTCGGCTTCGTCCTCTACATGCACCACCAGATCCCCTC GGTTTTGCAGAGTCTTGAAGATGAGTTCGCAAGTTTAAAGGAGGAAATG ACAGAAATGACATTACAACCAGCTGAGCTCAAACCATCTGATCAGAGAAAGTACAACACACGAAAACGGGAGGTTAGACGTCGAATAAAGAAGCACGAGAAATTGATGAAAGGCATCTCTATCTTACTATGTGCTCTTCAGCAAGCACTTGATGAAGTTTCTAGCATTGAAGGAGTTGTCCTGATCCTTGGAGGAAGCCTTGTACGGCCCCTATTTGTGTATGACATTACAATTTCTCATGGTACGTTTGATTCAGGAAGTGCCAAAGATCATGCTCTAACCAAGTTAGCTCAATCTGTTTCTCGGAAG GCTATCCGTGCTCTTGTGTCATGTGGAGCAGGGAGTTTGTCCTACACAG GGCCTAGCAAGTTATTTTTGCTGGTACGATGTCCCAGTACATTGAACTTACCACTGGATTTCCTGCCAAAGCGTGATTTTCGGTACAGCAAGAAG GTTGTACCTCTTCAAATGCATATAAAGTGCAGTAAAGCAGACTGTCAAGGGAATAACCAGCACCGAATGTCAATTGCTGATGCCCCATGTTCCACTTCAGAATCTTTTCTTTCTGATTCTATCTG GTTTCAGTGCAAGCATACAATAAGAGGTTTACCAGGCAAGGCGTCACTAGAAGGGTGA